A window of Streptomyces gilvosporeus contains these coding sequences:
- a CDS encoding response regulator transcription factor, with protein MRVVIAEDNVLLSAGLELILGTKDIEVAAVVTDAPGLLDAAARHRPDALIVDVRLPPSFRDEGIRAALAVRRAHPGLPVLVLSQYVERVYAHELLADGSGGVGYLLKDRVSRVGEFVDALRRVARGGTVMDAEVVDQLMTGTGRNAAVDALTPREREVLTLMARGLGNREIGERLVITDNAVHKHIGNIFAKLGLPVDDRGHRRVLAVLTYLDSRG; from the coding sequence GTGCGCGTCGTGATCGCCGAGGACAATGTGCTCCTCTCGGCGGGCCTGGAACTGATCCTGGGGACCAAGGACATCGAGGTGGCCGCCGTCGTCACGGACGCCCCCGGCCTGCTGGACGCCGCGGCCCGACACCGCCCGGACGCCCTGATCGTCGACGTACGGCTGCCCCCGTCGTTCCGCGACGAGGGCATCCGGGCCGCGCTCGCCGTCCGGCGCGCGCATCCCGGGCTGCCGGTCCTGGTGCTGTCGCAGTACGTGGAGCGGGTCTACGCCCATGAGCTGCTCGCCGACGGCTCCGGGGGCGTCGGCTATCTGCTCAAGGACCGGGTGAGCCGGGTCGGCGAGTTCGTCGACGCCCTGCGCCGGGTGGCCCGGGGCGGCACCGTCATGGACGCGGAGGTGGTCGATCAGCTCATGACCGGGACCGGCCGCAATGCCGCCGTCGACGCGCTCACCCCGCGCGAGCGCGAGGTGCTCACCCTGATGGCGCGCGGTCTGGGCAACCGGGAGATCGGCGAGCGGCTGGTCATCACGGACAACGCCGTGCACAAGCACATCGGCAACATCTTCGCCAAGCTCGGGCTCCCGGTGGACGACCGGGGGCACCGGCGGGTGCTGGCGGTGCTCACCTATCTGGACAGCAGGGGCTGA
- a CDS encoding sensor histidine kinase produces the protein MTTVGRGAGYLLVGLVSGLVSLLMLPLLVVGVLSTAVGGLGLVAFPRMVVGLRWWAEWHRGRAAGLLEVSVAARSTGLPKGIGAQWRQAVRGPGARQDLRWLCRQALTGIPAGLIALAGVGGALGTVAVTAVWWLFPEGEPLRLLGTVPVTGWGAALALGAVQTVVAGAVAWWAVPRLARRHARSCLTALAPSMEVQLAERVGELTESRAGVLDAHGAELRRIERDLHDGTQARLVAIAMRLGVARETLPEESGALAKLLQEAHEGAEEAMAELREVIRTMYPPILTDRGLEGALTAVAAGAGIPAEVELGELGRLPAAVEAAAYFVVTESLTNAAKHSGAARVVVRLTRDEAGLLIEITDDGRGGADETRGTGIVGIRRRAAALDGTVRVTSPAGGPTAVVVELPCAS, from the coding sequence ATGACGACAGTGGGGCGGGGCGCGGGATATCTGCTGGTCGGGCTGGTGTCGGGGCTGGTGTCGCTGCTGATGCTGCCCCTGCTGGTCGTGGGGGTGCTGAGTACGGCGGTGGGCGGGCTGGGCCTGGTGGCGTTCCCGCGGATGGTGGTGGGGCTGCGGTGGTGGGCCGAGTGGCACCGGGGGCGCGCCGCCGGACTGCTGGAGGTCTCGGTCGCCGCACGGTCAACGGGGCTGCCCAAGGGGATCGGCGCCCAGTGGCGGCAGGCCGTCCGCGGTCCCGGGGCGCGGCAGGACCTGCGCTGGCTGTGCCGCCAGGCGCTGACCGGGATTCCGGCCGGGCTGATCGCGCTCGCCGGCGTCGGCGGGGCGCTGGGCACCGTGGCCGTGACCGCCGTGTGGTGGCTGTTCCCGGAAGGCGAGCCGCTGCGGCTGCTGGGGACCGTCCCGGTGACGGGGTGGGGCGCCGCGCTCGCCCTGGGGGCCGTGCAGACCGTCGTCGCCGGGGCGGTGGCCTGGTGGGCGGTGCCGCGGCTGGCGCGCCGGCATGCACGGAGCTGCCTGACGGCGCTGGCCCCATCCATGGAGGTCCAACTGGCCGAGCGTGTAGGGGAGTTGACCGAAAGCCGGGCCGGGGTGCTGGATGCGCACGGTGCGGAGCTGCGCCGTATCGAGCGCGATCTGCACGACGGGACGCAGGCCCGGCTCGTGGCGATCGCGATGCGGCTGGGCGTGGCCAGGGAAACGCTGCCCGAGGAGTCGGGAGCACTGGCGAAGCTGCTCCAGGAGGCCCACGAAGGCGCCGAGGAGGCGATGGCGGAGCTGCGCGAGGTGATCCGCACGATGTACCCGCCGATCCTCACCGACCGGGGGCTGGAGGGCGCGCTCACCGCCGTGGCCGCGGGCGCCGGCATCCCCGCCGAGGTGGAGCTCGGCGAACTGGGCAGGCTGCCCGCCGCCGTGGAGGCCGCCGCCTACTTCGTCGTCACGGAGTCGCTCACCAATGCCGCCAAGCACAGCGGCGCCGCCCGGGTCGTGGTCCGGCTGACCCGCGATGAGGCCGGGCTGCTGATCGAGATCACCGACGACGGGAGAGGCGGCGCCGACGAGACCCGGGGCACCGGCATCGTCGGCATCCGCCGCCGCGCGGCCGCGCTGGACGGCACCGTCCGGGTCACCAGCCCCGCCGGCGGGCCGACCGCCGTCGTCGTGGAGCTGCCGTGCGCGTCGTGA
- a CDS encoding GbsR/MarR family transcriptional regulator codes for MADEHHSAHEQRGRQEQERPAERRGAGERRGTEAVGEFVERFAAQLVDAGMPRMPSRVFACLLASETGVLTSAELGERLQISPAAVSGAVRYLSQVNMLSREREPGSRRDRYRVHSDQWYEALARRDNVLSRWEATLREGLASLGDTSPAAHRIGETLAFFEFMQGELGGMMERWRHHRDQLREGGADD; via the coding sequence ATGGCCGACGAGCACCACAGCGCACATGAGCAGCGCGGGCGACAGGAGCAGGAGCGCCCCGCGGAGCGGCGCGGCGCCGGGGAGCGGCGCGGCACCGAGGCCGTAGGGGAGTTCGTCGAGCGGTTCGCCGCACAGCTCGTCGACGCCGGGATGCCGCGGATGCCCTCGCGCGTTTTCGCCTGCCTGCTGGCCTCCGAGACCGGTGTCCTGACCTCGGCGGAGCTCGGCGAACGCCTCCAGATCAGCCCTGCCGCCGTCTCCGGCGCCGTGCGCTACCTCTCCCAGGTCAACATGCTCAGCCGCGAACGCGAGCCCGGCTCCCGGCGCGACCGCTACCGCGTCCACAGCGACCAGTGGTACGAGGCCCTGGCCCGCCGCGACAACGTCCTCAGCCGCTGGGAGGCCACCTTGCGCGAGGGCCTCGCAAGCCTCGGCGACACCTCCCCCGCCGCCCACCGCATCGGCGAGACCCTCGCCTTCTTCGAGTTCATGCAGGGTGAGCTCGGCGGCATGATGGAGCGCTGGCGCCACCACCGCGACCAGCTGCGGGAGGGCGGCGCCGACGACTGA
- a CDS encoding ABC transporter ATP-binding protein has product MTTAISPSVAIRVAGLHKSFGRTHALDGLDLDVEAGEVHGFLGPNGAGKSTTIRVLLGLLRADGGTAQVLGKDPWRDAVALHRHVAYVPGDVTLWRNLSGGEVIDLYGRLRGGLDGARRDELLERFELDPTKKGRTYSKGNRQKVALVAAFASDVDLLILDEPTSGLDPLMEEVFQSCVAEERDRGRTVLLSSHVLSEVEALCDRVSIIRQGRTVESGSLGQLRHLTRTSVIAELAGPPNGLAQLPGVHDLTSQAAEGGQGVRVTLQADTDRLDAVLRALCASGVRNLTSTPPTLEELFLRHYQDETGADRATGATARGKEASAR; this is encoded by the coding sequence ATGACGACGGCAATCTCTCCCTCTGTCGCGATCCGCGTGGCCGGCCTGCACAAGTCGTTCGGCCGCACCCACGCGCTGGACGGCCTCGACCTCGACGTCGAGGCCGGTGAGGTGCACGGCTTCCTCGGGCCCAACGGCGCCGGGAAGTCCACCACGATCCGCGTCCTGCTGGGCCTGCTGCGCGCCGACGGCGGCACCGCCCAGGTGCTGGGCAAGGACCCCTGGCGTGATGCGGTCGCGCTCCACCGCCACGTGGCCTACGTCCCCGGGGACGTCACCCTCTGGCGCAATCTCTCCGGCGGAGAGGTCATCGATCTCTACGGCCGGCTGCGCGGCGGTCTGGACGGCGCCCGGCGCGACGAACTGCTGGAGCGGTTCGAACTGGACCCGACCAAGAAGGGGCGGACGTACTCCAAGGGCAACCGTCAAAAGGTCGCCCTGGTCGCCGCGTTCGCCTCCGACGTCGATCTGCTGATCCTGGACGAGCCGACCTCCGGACTGGACCCGCTGATGGAGGAGGTCTTCCAGAGCTGCGTCGCCGAGGAGCGCGACCGCGGCCGTACGGTCCTGCTCTCCAGCCATGTGCTGTCCGAGGTCGAGGCGCTGTGCGACCGGGTCAGCATCATCCGCCAGGGGCGGACCGTCGAGTCCGGCTCGCTCGGGCAGCTGCGGCATCTCACCCGCACCTCCGTCATCGCCGAACTGGCAGGCCCGCCCAACGGACTGGCGCAGCTTCCCGGCGTGCACGACCTCACCAGTCAGGCGGCCGAGGGCGGCCAGGGCGTGCGGGTCACCCTCCAGGCCGACACCGACCGGCTCGATGCCGTCCTGCGCGCGCTGTGCGCATCCGGCGTCCGCAACCTGACCAGCACCCCGCCCACCCTCGAAGAGCTCTTCCTGCGGCACTACCAGGACGAGACCGGCGCCGACCGGGCGACCGGGGCAACCGCCCGCGGCAAGGAGGCGAGCGCGCGATGA
- a CDS encoding ABC transporter permease, producing the protein MTAVSAAATLAPARGSRHLAGTGVLLRLALRRDRVMIPAWVLALGLLVAAMGSSFQALYDTAAKRAELAASMNANASLRALYGPVFGDTIGGLVTWRMAGFGAVLAAVMSLLIVVRHTREEEETGRQELLSAGMVGRRAPLTAALLAALIADIALAALIGGGLAASGQPTAGSFALGLAIGGTGLLFAALAAIAAQLTESARLAKGLTGAVLGLVFALRAAGDAATADASSPLTWISPIGWAEHVRAYAGDRWWVLLLLAAGTALALAAAYVLTARRDIGMSFLPARPGPARAPRSLSGPFGLAWRLQRTTLLGWTLGFLCAGGIFGGIAKGASDLVGTNRQALEIFRRMGGQQALTDAFLATMTGMLGMVAAIYAAGAVLRLRGEETGDRAEPVLACAVGRLRWACGHLAIAYVGTAVILAFGGLALGLGYGVSAHDVTGRLGPVLGAALAQVPAVWVLTGLAVCVYGLVPKATTAVWAVVGGCLAIGWIGPALKFPQWAMDLSPYSHLPKLPGGEATAAPFLWLLGLAVLLATAGLVGFRRRDIG; encoded by the coding sequence ATGACCGCCGTATCGGCCGCGGCCACCCTTGCGCCGGCCCGCGGGTCCCGTCATCTGGCGGGCACCGGCGTGCTGTTGAGGCTCGCGCTGCGCCGCGACCGGGTGATGATCCCGGCCTGGGTGCTGGCCCTCGGGCTGCTCGTCGCCGCGATGGGCTCGTCCTTCCAGGCGCTGTACGACACCGCCGCCAAGCGGGCCGAGCTGGCCGCGTCGATGAACGCCAACGCCTCGCTGCGCGCGCTGTACGGACCGGTCTTCGGCGACACCATCGGCGGCCTGGTCACCTGGCGGATGGCCGGTTTCGGCGCGGTCCTCGCCGCCGTGATGAGCCTGCTGATCGTCGTGCGGCACACCCGCGAGGAGGAGGAGACGGGGCGTCAGGAGCTGCTCTCCGCAGGCATGGTCGGGCGTCGTGCGCCGCTGACCGCCGCGCTGCTCGCGGCCCTGATCGCCGATATCGCGCTGGCCGCGCTGATCGGGGGCGGGCTGGCCGCATCGGGCCAGCCGACGGCCGGTTCGTTCGCCCTGGGGCTCGCCATCGGTGGCACCGGCCTGCTGTTCGCCGCGCTGGCCGCCATCGCCGCACAGCTCACCGAGAGCGCCCGGCTCGCCAAGGGGCTCACCGGCGCGGTCCTCGGGCTCGTCTTCGCCCTGCGCGCCGCGGGGGACGCCGCGACGGCGGACGCCTCGTCGCCGCTCACCTGGATCTCGCCGATCGGCTGGGCCGAGCACGTCCGCGCCTACGCCGGCGACCGCTGGTGGGTGCTGCTTCTCCTCGCCGCCGGTACGGCCCTCGCCCTCGCCGCCGCCTATGTCCTGACGGCTCGTCGCGACATCGGGATGAGCTTCCTGCCGGCCCGCCCCGGCCCGGCCCGCGCGCCCCGGTCGCTGAGCGGCCCGTTCGGCCTGGCCTGGCGCCTCCAGCGCACCACTCTGCTGGGCTGGACGCTCGGCTTCCTCTGCGCCGGCGGGATCTTCGGCGGTATCGCCAAGGGCGCCTCCGACCTGGTCGGCACCAACCGGCAGGCCCTGGAGATCTTCCGGCGGATGGGCGGACAGCAGGCGCTGACCGACGCCTTCCTGGCCACGATGACCGGGATGCTGGGCATGGTCGCGGCGATCTACGCGGCCGGGGCGGTGCTCCGGCTGCGCGGCGAGGAAACCGGCGACCGCGCCGAACCGGTGCTGGCCTGCGCCGTCGGCCGTCTGCGCTGGGCCTGCGGCCATCTGGCCATCGCCTACGTCGGCACGGCCGTGATCCTGGCCTTCGGCGGCCTGGCCCTGGGCCTCGGCTACGGCGTCTCCGCCCATGACGTCACCGGCCGGCTCGGCCCGGTGCTCGGCGCCGCGCTCGCCCAGGTCCCCGCCGTCTGGGTGCTCACGGGCCTGGCCGTCTGCGTCTACGGACTGGTGCCCAAGGCCACCACCGCCGTGTGGGCCGTGGTGGGCGGCTGCCTCGCCATCGGCTGGATCGGCCCGGCCCTGAAGTTCCCGCAGTGGGCGATGGACCTCTCCCCGTACAGCCATCTGCCCAAGCTGCCGGGCGGCGAGGCCACGGCCGCCCCGTTCCTCTGGCTGCTCGGCCTCGCGGTCCTGCTCGCCACGGCCGGTCTCGTCGGCTTCCGCCGACGCGATATCGGCTGA
- a CDS encoding response regulator, with protein sequence MIRVLIVDDQVMVREGFSVLLNAMPDIEVVGEAVDGRQAVAKVAELKPDVVLMDIRMPEMNGLEATREIVAADAEAKVLVLTTFDLDEYVYQALRAGASGFLLKDASAGQLAEGVRIVASGEALLAPTVTKRLISEFSRLGTPRAPAQERIGDLTERETEVLVLVAQGLSNGEIAEHLVVAESTVKTHVSRILVKLGLRDRTQAAVFAYEARLVTPGG encoded by the coding sequence ATGATCCGCGTACTGATCGTCGACGACCAGGTGATGGTCCGCGAGGGCTTCTCCGTGCTGCTCAACGCGATGCCGGACATCGAGGTCGTCGGCGAGGCCGTCGACGGCCGCCAGGCGGTGGCCAAGGTCGCGGAGCTGAAGCCGGATGTCGTGCTCATGGACATCCGCATGCCGGAGATGAACGGCCTGGAGGCGACCCGCGAGATCGTGGCCGCCGATGCCGAGGCCAAGGTCCTGGTGCTGACCACCTTCGACCTGGACGAATACGTCTACCAGGCGCTGCGGGCCGGAGCCAGCGGCTTTCTGCTCAAGGACGCCTCGGCCGGCCAGCTCGCCGAGGGCGTCCGCATCGTCGCCTCGGGCGAGGCGCTGCTCGCGCCCACCGTCACCAAGCGCCTGATCTCCGAGTTCTCCCGCCTCGGCACCCCGCGCGCCCCCGCCCAGGAGCGGATCGGCGATCTGACGGAACGGGAGACGGAGGTGCTGGTCCTGGTCGCCCAGGGGCTGTCGAACGGCGAGATAGCCGAGCATCTGGTCGTCGCCGAATCCACGGTGAAGACCCATGTCAGCCGGATTCTCGTCAAGCTGGGGCTGCGCGACCGGACCCAGGCGGCGGTGTTCGCGTACGAGGCCCGGCTGGTCACACCGGGAGGCTGA
- a CDS encoding sensor histidine kinase, with product MVYVNQTSHTTQTQSTLRSEARIVRGALHRLRQDLFVDAFAFRPMPPLDDAKVARWVPWMPERVRHLLCWLPHSVVGFFSVCVFLASFTTESSAGPLRGLVVAALCLLVAVPPMLTLFRPVGAFWLSLTAFVVTLGGNLLFASYGSSLFNGIAYPTHLAVMTLVVLRTRPRLALEMWLVTFAVAAVPSVLIGYGTGDLAPVAFFSGLMLVAAAAVRAWRQERQQVVETQTATAEERSRRTLLEERATIARELHDVVAHHMSVIAIQAEAAPYRVKDTPPELATSFATIRENAVAALTELRRILGVVRSEDPDAFAEADPEAPQPTLASLDGLLTSVRGAGLTVEAVITGSPRPLPQGVELSAYRIVQEALSNTLRHAPGAEARVEISYVLGGIGLRIVNGAASRLAKPSPGAGHGVLGMRERVQMLGGEMTADHTEEGGFEVAAFIPVAHAPAQPAAHPAGTRAAREQAAGKNAPRKNAAGEETA from the coding sequence GTGGTCTACGTGAACCAGACGAGCCACACGACCCAGACGCAGAGCACCCTGCGCTCGGAGGCACGAATAGTCCGTGGCGCGCTGCACCGGCTGCGCCAGGACCTGTTCGTCGATGCCTTCGCCTTCCGCCCGATGCCGCCACTGGACGACGCCAAGGTGGCCCGCTGGGTGCCCTGGATGCCGGAGCGGGTGCGGCATCTGCTGTGCTGGCTGCCGCACTCCGTCGTCGGCTTCTTCTCCGTGTGCGTGTTCCTGGCCTCCTTCACCACGGAATCCTCCGCGGGCCCGCTGCGCGGCCTCGTGGTCGCCGCCCTGTGCCTGCTGGTCGCCGTTCCGCCGATGCTCACCCTCTTCCGTCCGGTGGGCGCCTTCTGGCTGTCGCTGACCGCGTTCGTCGTGACGCTGGGCGGCAATCTCCTCTTCGCCTCGTACGGGAGCAGCCTCTTCAACGGCATCGCGTACCCCACCCACCTCGCCGTGATGACCCTGGTCGTGCTGCGCACCCGTCCCCGCCTGGCCCTGGAGATGTGGCTGGTCACCTTCGCCGTCGCGGCGGTGCCGTCCGTACTCATCGGCTACGGCACGGGCGATCTGGCGCCGGTGGCGTTCTTCTCCGGGCTGATGCTGGTCGCCGCGGCCGCTGTCCGCGCCTGGCGCCAGGAGCGTCAGCAGGTCGTCGAGACGCAGACGGCCACCGCCGAGGAGCGCTCCCGGCGCACGCTCCTGGAGGAGCGCGCCACGATCGCCCGCGAACTGCACGATGTCGTCGCGCACCATATGTCGGTCATCGCCATCCAGGCCGAGGCCGCCCCGTACCGCGTCAAGGACACCCCGCCGGAGCTGGCCACCTCCTTCGCGACGATCCGCGAGAACGCCGTGGCCGCGCTGACCGAGCTGCGCCGCATCCTGGGCGTGGTCCGCTCCGAGGACCCGGACGCCTTCGCCGAGGCCGACCCGGAGGCCCCACAGCCCACCCTCGCCAGCCTCGACGGCCTGCTGACCAGTGTCCGCGGCGCCGGGCTGACCGTCGAGGCGGTGATCACCGGATCGCCCAGGCCGCTGCCCCAGGGCGTGGAGCTGTCCGCCTACCGGATCGTGCAGGAGGCGCTGAGCAACACCCTGCGGCATGCCCCCGGCGCCGAGGCCCGGGTGGAGATCTCGTACGTCCTGGGCGGGATCGGCCTGCGGATCGTCAACGGCGCCGCGAGCCGTCTGGCCAAGCCGTCTCCGGGCGCCGGGCACGGCGTCCTGGGCATGCGCGAGCGCGTGCAGATGCTGGGCGGTGAGATGACGGCGGACCACACCGAGGAGGGCGGCTTCGAGGTCGCCGCCTTCATACCCGTGGCGCACGCCCCGGCTCAGCCGGCGGCGCATCCGGCCGGTACGCGTGCGGCCAGGGAGCAGGCGGCCGGGAAGAATGCGCCCCGGAAGAATGCGGCGGGGGAGGAGACGGCATGA
- a CDS encoding alpha/beta fold hydrolase encodes MSAPDEESALLGLAPAAPVRTVAYGAHPDQVVDLYGPWGAGAGPPVVLLHGGFWRAAYDRRHLSPLAAELAARGLPVALAEYRRVGAGGGAPRTFEDVAAAVEAVAYEAGAPGTGADAEGPRAAAGRGPVLVGHSAGGHLALLAAARPGTPVTRVLAVSPVADLARAHELGLSDGAVAELLGDGDGPAFAERLAAADPLRRPPLPGIPVTILHGTDDPDVPPDLSRRYAAAHPAATDLRELPGVGHYAPVTPGTAACRTLVGLLAPVRPRSRG; translated from the coding sequence ATGAGCGCACCGGACGAGGAGTCGGCGCTGCTGGGGCTCGCCCCGGCGGCGCCGGTCCGGACGGTGGCGTACGGGGCGCATCCGGACCAGGTCGTCGACCTGTACGGGCCCTGGGGCGCGGGCGCCGGCCCGCCGGTGGTCCTGCTGCACGGCGGCTTCTGGCGCGCCGCATACGACCGCCGGCATCTCTCCCCGCTCGCCGCCGAGCTGGCCGCGCGGGGGCTGCCGGTCGCGCTGGCGGAGTACCGCAGGGTGGGCGCCGGCGGGGGCGCGCCGCGCACGTTCGAGGATGTGGCGGCGGCGGTCGAGGCGGTGGCGTACGAGGCGGGAGCACCGGGGACGGGCGCGGACGCGGAGGGCCCGCGGGCCGCGGCGGGCCGGGGCCCCGTCCTCGTCGGGCACTCCGCGGGCGGCCATCTCGCCCTGCTCGCCGCGGCCCGCCCCGGCACGCCGGTCACCCGCGTCCTGGCCGTCTCGCCGGTCGCCGATCTCGCCCGCGCCCATGAGCTGGGCCTGAGCGACGGCGCGGTGGCGGAGCTGCTCGGCGACGGTGACGGGCCCGCCTTCGCGGAGCGGCTGGCCGCGGCCGATCCGCTGCGGCGGCCGCCGCTCCCCGGCATCCCCGTCACGATCCTGCACGGCACCGACGACCCGGATGTCCCCCCGGACCTCTCCCGCCGCTACGCCGCCGCCCACCCCGCCGCCACGGACCTGCGCGAACTGCCCGGCGTCGGCCACTACGCGCCCGTCACGCCCGGCACCGCGGCCTGCCGTACCCTCGTCGGCCTCCTCGCGCCGGTCCGCCCGCGCTCCCGGGGCTGA
- the kynU gene encoding kynureninase, translated as MSENRENKTPQQAAENAPGARDHAAQAEQLDAADPLGSAVRDRFVLDDTVYLDGNSLGALPRAVPGRMAEVISREWGELRIRSWDESGWWTAPERVGDKIAPLIGASPGRVVVGDSTSINVFKAVVGGIRMAGKGCTEILVDATTFPTDGYIARSAARMTGLAVRPVEPTRIADEVTERTALALVNHVDYRTGELNDLPGITNALHSAGALAVWDLCHSAGALPVGVERYNVDLAVGCTYKYLNGGPGSPAYLYVRESLQERFDSPLPGWNSHADPFGMTSDYAAAEGIVRGRVGTPDILSLLALEAALDAWDGVAVEDVRTKSLALTDLFLDCVAAYAPPGRVRSITPYDHGRRGSQVSLECSGAAEVMAELIRRGVIGDFRQPDVLRFGFTPLYTSFADAERAARVLGEVLRALPEEDAAPGAGG; from the coding sequence ATGTCTGAGAACCGCGAGAACAAGACCCCGCAGCAGGCCGCCGAGAACGCTCCCGGCGCCCGCGACCACGCCGCGCAGGCCGAGCAGCTGGATGCCGCCGACCCGCTCGGCTCGGCCGTCCGCGACCGCTTCGTCCTGGACGACACCGTCTACCTCGACGGCAATTCGCTCGGTGCGCTGCCCCGCGCGGTGCCCGGCCGGATGGCCGAGGTCATCTCCCGCGAGTGGGGCGAGCTGCGCATCCGCTCCTGGGACGAGTCCGGCTGGTGGACCGCGCCCGAGCGGGTCGGCGACAAGATCGCGCCGCTGATCGGCGCGTCTCCGGGCCGGGTGGTGGTCGGCGATTCGACCAGCATCAATGTGTTCAAGGCCGTGGTCGGCGGCATCCGGATGGCCGGGAAGGGCTGTACGGAGATCCTCGTCGATGCCACGACGTTCCCGACCGACGGCTATATCGCCAGGTCGGCGGCCCGGATGACGGGCCTTGCGGTGCGCCCGGTCGAGCCCACGCGGATCGCCGACGAGGTCACCGAGCGGACCGCGCTGGCGCTGGTCAACCACGTCGACTACCGCACCGGCGAACTCAACGACCTGCCCGGCATCACCAACGCGCTGCACTCCGCCGGCGCGCTGGCCGTCTGGGACCTGTGCCACAGCGCCGGTGCGCTGCCGGTCGGGGTGGAGCGGTACAACGTCGATCTGGCCGTCGGCTGCACCTACAAGTACCTCAACGGCGGGCCGGGATCGCCCGCGTATCTCTATGTGCGCGAAAGCCTCCAGGAGCGGTTCGACTCACCGCTGCCCGGCTGGAACTCGCATGCCGATCCGTTCGGGATGACCTCCGACTACGCCGCCGCCGAGGGCATCGTCCGCGGCCGGGTCGGCACCCCCGACATCCTGTCGCTGCTCGCGCTGGAGGCGGCGCTGGACGCCTGGGACGGCGTCGCCGTCGAGGACGTCCGCACCAAGAGCCTCGCCCTGACGGACCTCTTCCTCGACTGTGTGGCCGCCTATGCGCCGCCCGGCCGGGTCCGCTCGATCACGCCGTACGACCACGGCCGCCGCGGCAGCCAGGTGTCGCTGGAGTGCTCGGGTGCGGCCGAGGTGATGGCCGAGCTGATCCGGCGCGGGGTGATCGGCGACTTCCGGCAGCCCGACGTGCTGCGCTTCGGCTTCACCCCGCTCTACACCTCCTTCGCGGACGCGGAGCGGGCGGCGCGGGTGCTGGGCGAGGTGCTGCGGGCGCTGCCCGAGGAGGACGCGGCGCCCGGGGCCGGCGGATGA
- a CDS encoding tryptophan 2,3-dioxygenase family protein, which yields MSQPFPLSPAVAEDSGGNVSRETPAAGVAVAAPDLRIGSTTTTPYEDYVQASVLTHLQHPLSDDPGEMVFLVTTQVMELWFTAIVHEWCTAAEALRSDDLTVAMDALRRSTYELEALNAAWKPLARLTPEQFNAYRSALGEGSGFQSAMYRRLEFLLGEKSAAMLVPHRGAPREYAELEQALQEPSLWDEVLRLLARRGYAVPEAILRRDLALRYESDPDVEAVWAEIYAGPQESELVRLGEALTDVGELVWRWRNDHLVATRRAMGSKMGTGGSAGVAWLEKRARKNVFPELWTARSHV from the coding sequence ATGTCGCAGCCATTTCCTCTTTCCCCCGCCGTGGCCGAAGATTCCGGCGGCAATGTTTCACGTGAAACACCGGCCGCCGGCGTGGCCGTAGCGGCCCCCGATCTGCGCATCGGCAGCACCACCACGACCCCGTACGAGGACTACGTCCAGGCGAGCGTCCTCACCCACCTCCAGCACCCGCTCTCCGACGATCCCGGCGAGATGGTCTTTCTGGTGACCACTCAGGTGATGGAGCTGTGGTTCACGGCCATCGTGCACGAGTGGTGCACGGCCGCCGAGGCGCTGCGCAGCGACGATCTGACGGTGGCCATGGACGCCCTGCGCCGCTCCACCTACGAGCTGGAGGCGCTGAACGCCGCCTGGAAGCCGCTCGCCCGGCTCACCCCGGAGCAGTTCAACGCCTACCGCAGCGCGCTCGGCGAGGGCTCCGGATTCCAGTCCGCGATGTACCGGCGGCTGGAGTTCCTGCTGGGCGAGAAGTCCGCGGCGATGCTGGTGCCGCACCGTGGCGCGCCGCGCGAGTACGCCGAGCTGGAGCAGGCGCTCCAGGAGCCGAGCCTGTGGGACGAGGTGCTGCGGCTGCTCGCGCGCCGCGGCTATGCGGTCCCCGAGGCGATACTCCGGCGGGACCTGGCGCTGCGCTATGAGTCGGACCCGGACGTCGAGGCCGTATGGGCCGAGATCTACGCGGGCCCGCAGGAGTCCGAACTGGTCCGTCTCGGCGAGGCGTTGACCGATGTCGGCGAGCTGGTGTGGCGATGGCGCAACGACCATCTGGTCGCGACCCGGCGGGCGATGGGCTCGAAAATGGGCACCGGCGGCTCCGCGGGGGTGGCCTGGCTGGAGAAGCGGGCCCGTAAGAATGTCTTCCCCGAGCTGTGGACGGCGCGCAGCCATGTCTGA
- a CDS encoding DUF3151 domain-containing protein yields the protein MPIHENLLGGPPPTHLPDEPEPRELLASGTAPADVAAKYPTSSLAWAQLADDAFQGGRTVESYAYARTGYHRGLDSLRRAGWKGHGPVPWEHEPNRGFLRALHALARAAQAIGEQEEYERCSTFLRDSSPTAADMLS from the coding sequence ATGCCCATTCACGAGAACCTCCTCGGGGGACCGCCCCCGACCCACCTGCCCGACGAGCCCGAGCCCCGCGAGCTGCTCGCCTCGGGCACGGCTCCGGCCGATGTCGCCGCCAAGTACCCCACGTCCTCGCTGGCCTGGGCGCAGCTCGCGGACGATGCGTTCCAGGGCGGCCGGACCGTCGAGTCGTACGCCTACGCCCGCACCGGCTACCACCGGGGTCTGGACTCGCTGCGCCGGGCCGGCTGGAAGGGCCACGGCCCGGTGCCCTGGGAGCACGAGCCCAACCGCGGTTTCCTGCGTGCGCTGCACGCCCTCGCCCGCGCCGCGCAGGCGATCGGCGAGCAGGAGGAGTACGAGCGCTGCTCGACATTCCTGCGTGACTCCTCGCCGACCGCGGCCGACATGCTGTCCTGA